A single window of Culicoides brevitarsis isolate CSIRO-B50_1 chromosome 3, AGI_CSIRO_Cbre_v1, whole genome shotgun sequence DNA harbors:
- the LOC134834560 gene encoding uncharacterized protein LOC134834560: MNNPEVTTNPTMDLMDLNDDCLLYILQFLNLIELMDLRGVCCRLDNLILQSRSRFVHFNFKAFPSGQNFDETKFLEILQFLGSTIKSLDLNGFFDIFPYFYGKSVIFQWISEHCVNLETYIHEDFDFDNIPMIQQFASVVRTLRSLTLINCSFDDSLGDCFIDAQLEELKVDGMKITEKFFKNVSNLISLSIRQCINMTADSHIQVLKNNLKVRKLEISSICKTEELVNFISKLPQIEELTMNVTSVNFSAFGDLPNLKKLKLSQKYYPVLDKDLVSVEMKKLIEQLKQKNIIEDLETRRMDLHEHLNLISELTSLKELSLDKLNRATDADVKNLQKLVNLEKLTIFSFEKKLSVDSLIKSLKRLQHFLVGIDEIDIEYLEKLTQTLNHSQNRPKLELHVETIHVGEQSDVLYDLLRNNKDVLKVSYYDLNYSE, from the exons ATGAATAATCCTGAAGTCACCACAAATCCAACAATGG atcTAATGGATCTAAACGACGATTGCTTGTTGTATATTTTGCAATTCCTCAATTTGATAGAATTGATGGACCTCCGTGGGGTTTGTTGCCGTTTGGATAATTTGATTCTTCAAAGTCGTTCAAGATTTGtgcactttaattttaaagcttttccttcaggacaaaattttgatgaaacaaaattcTTGGAAATTCTTCAATTCTTAGGATCGACAATCAAATCATTAGATTTAAATGGgttctttgacatttttccgtatttttatgGCAAATCTGTGATATTTCAATGGATTTCTGAGCATTGTGTGAACTTGGAGACTTACATTCATGAAGATTTTGATTTCGATAACATTCCAATGATACAGCAATTCGCTTCAGTTGTTAGAACTTTGAGATCTTTAACTTTAATCAACTGTAGTTTTGATGATAGCCTTGGGGATTGTTTTATAGATGCCCAACTTGAAGAATTGAAAGTCGATGGAATGAAAATcactgaaaagtttttcaaaaatgtctcaaatttGATATCTTTATCTATCCGTCAATGTATAAATATGACTGCAGATTCACAcattcaagttttaaaaaataatttaaaagtgagaaaactcgaaatttcttcaatttgtaAAACAGAAGAGCTTGTCAACTTCATTAGCAAGTTGCCTCAAATTGAAGAACTTACAATGAATGTAACTTCAGTCAACTTTAGTGCCTTTGGTGATTTaccaaacttaaaaaaactgaagttgtcacaaaaatattatccTGTTCTTGACAAAGATTTAGTTTCAGTAGAGATGAAGAAATTGATCGAACAGCTGAAACAAAAGAACATCATCGAGGATCTTGAAACTCGTAGGATGGATCTTCATGAACACTTGAACCTCATAAGTGAGCTAACTAGTTTAAAAGAATTATCTTTAGACAAATTGAATAGAGCTACTGATGCCGatgttaaaaatcttcaaaagctTGTGAACctcgaaaaattaacaatcttTAGTTTTGAGAAGAAATTAAGTGTTGATAGCTTAATTAAATCTCTGAAGAGACTTCAACATTTTCTTGTGGGAATCGATGAAATTGACATCgaatatcttgaaaaattgactCAAACTTTGAACCATTCACAAAATCGTCCTAAACTTGAGCTGCATGTTGAGACAATTCATGTTGGGGAACAGTCTGATGTGCTTTATGATTTGTTGAGGAACAACAAAGATGTCCTTAAAGTTTCTTATTATGATTTGAATTATTCTGAATAA
- the LOC134835194 gene encoding uncharacterized protein LOC134835194, with protein sequence MPKVTYDPVRKVWRGPDVEAHPYGKKSAGKVVYEALMKELDHVCQINDDSNEIYTNKRMLTEAISVANGLKAAGFQPGDKIVFLMHNHHYLLPTWLGCIFAGVVFCNFYFLDSSVKDELCELIGQIKPKMMITSYLDAIDTFKAVFEEVKIDCPIYIYENNRKDCHDWKPFLENFASPIEKFVPPSVEDPTKELLLIVLSSSTTGKPKLINTTHSQMLLQTVAPLSKMVISTTMQPGWQSEFLIAFTCLMNYCFRITRALYTIEEYLLMMEKHKIQVAFIKPKDIFRMIKSDVIKSVNLEEALLIISVGEHMSIKMAEDLQKYIPNGTIISMYGISDLGGIVCEPSEKEDFVDNVVGKVRSGTEYVVLDENGDRLGPNQVGEFGIKLTALQFPGYYNNPKLTKESMNEDGYFYSGDMGYIEEDGHIYLIERKKYHIPYCGKVINQSDVERIVLENVKGVNGVCVVDVESDAHGMVPYIAIIPEKGIVLKKSEVIETVMKHHPFPFETKVFFFENLPMTISGKYKKHLVREMIMKLNE encoded by the exons atgcCTAAAGTAACTTATGATCCGGTTCGCAAAGTATGGCGTGGTCCTGACGTCGAAGCGCACCCTTATGGCAAAAAAAGCGCGGGAAAAGTTGTTTACGAAGCTCTTATGAAAGAATTAGATCACGTATGCCAAATTAACGACGATTCTAACGAGATTTACACAAACAAAAGGATGTTGACGGAAGCTATTAGTGTCGCAAATGGCTTGAAAGCTGCTGGATTCCAACCAGGCgataaaattgtctttttaatgcataatcatcattatttgttGCCCACGTGGCTTGGATGTATCTTTGCTGGAGTTGTTTTCTgcaacttttactttttggaTAGTTCTGTGAAAG atgaattATGTGAACTAATTGGGCAAATTAAGCCGAAAATGATGATTACGTCATATTTGGATGCCATTGACACTTTCAAAGCGGTTTTTGAGGAAGTTAAGATCGATTGTCCGATCTACATTTACGAGAATAATCGTAAAGATTGTCATGATTGGAAgccatttttagaaaattttgcaagtcccATTGAGAAATTTGTTCCTCCAAGTGTTGAAGATCCCACTAAGGAATTATTGCTGATAGTTTTATCTTCGTCAACGACTGGAAAACCCAAATTGATCAACACTACGCACTCACAAATGTTACTTCAAAC agTTGCTCCGCTTTCAAAAATGGTTATCAGTACCACAATGCAACCAGGTTGGCAATCCGAGTTTCTAATTGCCTTTACTTGTCTCATGAATTACTGTTTTCGCATCACTCGAGCTCTGTACACGATCGAGGAGTATCTTCTCATGATGGAAAAGCACAAAATTCAAGTTGCTTTCATCAAACCCAAAGACATTTTTCGAATGATCAAAAGTGATGTCATCAAAAGTGTCAATTTGGAAGAAGCTCTTCTAATTATCAGTGTTGGTGAACATATGAGTATCAAAATGGCGGaagatttacaaaaatacattCCAAACGGAACAATCATCTCGATGTATGGCATTTCAGACCTTGGAGGAATCGTCTGCGAACCGAGTGAAAAGGAAGATTTTGTTGATAACGTCGTGGGAAAAGTCCGAAGTGGCACAGAATATGTAGTTTTAGACGAAAATGGGGATCGATTAGGACCGAATCAAGTTGGCGAATtcggaattaaattaacagcCCTTCAATTTCCCGGTTATTATAATAATCCAAAACTTACGAAGGAAAGTATGAATGAGGATGGATACTTTTATTCGGGAGACATGGGATATATTGAGGAAGATGGACATATTTACTTGATTGAACGTAAAAAGTATCACATTCCTTATTGCGGAAAAGTGATTAATCAGAGTGATGTGGAAAGGATCGTGCTGGAAAATGTCAAAGGCGTAAACGGAGTTTGTGTTGTCGATGTTGAAAGTGATGCGCATGGAATGGTTCCTTATATCGCGATAATTCCGGAAAAAGGAATAGTTTTGAAGAAATCTGAAGTAATTGAAACTGTTATGAAACATCATCCATTTCCGTTTGAAACTAAAGTCTTCTTCTTTGAAAATCTACCGATGACCATTTCAGGCAAATATAAGAAGCATCTTGTACGAGAAATGATCATGAAGTTGAacgagtaa
- the LOC134834900 gene encoding uncharacterized protein LOC134834900 translates to MNPYKRMKNSTNFMDLNDDCLLYLLNFMKLEELLMLRGVCIRFDNLLYQYRKRFDYFSIRDLPGAYEALQFLGPVIKTIYLYPRTFQNAVPEIFDWITEFCVNLESLDLAGVDVIPKQKFITLVRRVTSLTMRGVYFDDSLGDCFKGTSIEELKLVALRDLTEQFFIHISNLRALTICCCRTMPCDSYIQVLKKNLNLKKLEIKVSDGWYSPNEIKDSDKLVEYIANNLHEIEELTFDSSVSNRSLFGNLPNLKKLEIELNELDEFDELDSWSWNQISHDINKLIENLSKSNTIEILFINGYEHHIDMVNWS, encoded by the exons ATGAATCCAtataaaagaatgaaaaactcTACAA ATTTCATGGATTTGAACGATGACTGCTTGTTGTATctcttaaatttcatgaaactAGAAGAGCTGTTAATGTTGCGGGGCGTTTGTATTCGCTTTGACAATTTGCTATATCAATATCGCAAAAGATTCGATTATTTCAGTATAAGAGACTTACCAGGTGCTTATGAAGCTCTTCAGTTCCTGGGCCCAGTGATCAAGACAATATATCTATATCCTCGCACATTCCAAAATGCTGTaccagaaatttttgattggatTACCGAATTTTGTGTAAACTTGGAGTCTCTTGATCTCGCCGGGGTTGATGTTATACCGaagcaaaaattcattacATTAGTGAGACGAGTGACATCTTTGACAATGCGTGGCGTATATTTTGATGACAGTTTAGGTGATTGTTTTAAGGGTACATCAATAGAAGAACTAAAATTGGTTGCTCTTCGAGATTTAACTGAACAGTTCTTCATACATATCTCCAACTTAAGAGCTTTAACAATCTGCTGCTGTCGCACCATGCCATGTGATTCCTACATTCAAgttttaaagaagaatttgaacttaaaaaagcTCGAAATAAAAGTAAGTGATGGTTGGTATAGCCCAAACGAAATTAAAGACAGTGACAAATTAGTCGAATACATAGCaaataatttgcatgaaaTCGAAGAACTTACATTCGATTCATCCGTCTCTAACAGGAGTCTCTTTGGTAATTTaccaaacttgaaaaaattggaaatagaATTGAATGAACTGGATGAATTCGATGAATTGGATTCGTGGTCATGGAACCAAATTTCCCACGACATCAACAAgctgattgaaaatttaagtaaatctAACACcattgaaattctttttatcAATGGCTACGAGCATCACATAGACATGGTAAATTGGTCTTAG